The Methanofastidiosum sp. nucleotide sequence GCTTCAAGTTTATCAAATACAGGTTCGCCCAATCCGATAGGAACATTTTTGACGACAATCTCAACAATCCCTCCAACAGACTCGCCTTGAGATTTTGCCTTGATAATTTGTTGAGCCATTTGTTCAGAAATTTTTTTATCTGGACACCATAGCCTATCTTTGATTATATTCTCTCTTTTAAGAGATTCATGAACAATATCATATATTCCTATACCGCCGATATTCTTTGTAAAAGAAAATAGTTCAAATCCTTTGATCTTTTTTTCCAAAACTTTTCTTGCAATTGCCCCGCCTGCAACTCTTGCAACTGTCTCTCTCCCCGAGGCTCGGCCACCCCCTCTGTGGTCATACAAACCATACTTATGGAAGTAAGTATAATCGGCATGGCCTGGCCTGAATACACCTTTTATTTTTTCATATGAAGAGGAGTCCGCATCTTTATTATTAACTATTATTGAAATAGGAGTTCCAAGCGTCTTTCCTTCAAACACTCCGGATAAAATTTCACATCTATCATCTTCTTTTCTTTGTGTAGAAAGTTCATCACTTCTCGGTTTTCTTAAATTCAATTCTTTATTAATTTCATCTTCACTGAGTATTATTCCTGGTGGACACCCATCTATTACGACTCCCAAAGCCTTGCCATGAGATTCACCCCAGGTTGTAATCCTAAAAAATCTACCG carries:
- the aroC gene encoding chorismate synthase, which encodes MGGNTYGRFFRITTWGESHGKALGVVIDGCPPGIILSEDEINKELNLRKPRSDELSTQRKEDDRCEILSGVFEGKTLGTPISIIVNNKDADSSSYEKIKGVFRPGHADYTYFHKYGLYDHRGGGRASGRETVARVAGGAIARKVLEKKIKGFELFSFTKNIGGIGIYDIVHESLKRENIIKDRLWCPDKKISEQMAQQIIKAKSQGESVGGIVEIVVKNVPIGLGEPVFDKLEADLGKGLFSIGAVKGVEFGAGFSLSNLFGSESNDQMSKKGFVTNRAGGIVGGISNGENIIIRVAVKPIPSISKEQKTIDIKGNERSIKIEGRHDPCAIPRINPVCEAMVAITILDHLLMQKSVEDLK